Proteins encoded together in one Capricornis sumatraensis isolate serow.1 chromosome 3, serow.2, whole genome shotgun sequence window:
- the ERI2 gene encoding ERI1 exoribonuclease 2 translates to MATKRLARQLGLIRRKSIPPANGYLGRSKSKQLFDYLIIIDFESTCWNDGKRHRSQEIIEFPAVLLNTSTGEIESEFHAYVQPQEHPILSEFCMELTGIRQAQVDEGVPLKICLSQFCKWIQKIQQQKKIIFATTVSDISTSEVKLCAFVTWSDWDLGVCLEYECKRKQLLKPVFLNSWIDLRVTYKIFYRRKPKGLSGALQEVGMQFSGREHFGLDDSRNTALLAWKMIKDGCLMKITRSLNKVSTKRNPNIFTRKLNMEQVEETSACTNNTHDPSIYGGEPKNSIKSYKEIQMKSVGVNSPIKVQQDQLQQKDSIKAGLCSVRSCLSLFNATKSWTSLGQLQSSSWNTPMQKQINQHLAFNTNSKSSTVGSELVPVSTTISSFNNVSDMEVSSALDCLPMLADWEDVALLPASQPEQNIYCIPRVSDSNVDTSLNSGEKVMVLEESEMLSHENFGGTEETPEKSVTSKSIVYKSPHTTIYNIKEAKDPGSDTFGFKLPECKSSNFNSVNSNVSHPLVLGKHPLCLDDSKRNPSSPPLFPPAKKQTFTIHEEKPASSNDSPGAISSWKILPSVLTSTVNLQEPWKSGKVTPPLCKCGRRSKRLTVSNNGPNHGKVFYCCPVGKYQEKRKCCGYFKWEQALQKERANSIVLSHSPGGLTFSSLETNLIYDRNVNFSTESSLRLRPSMRN, encoded by the exons TTGAATTTCCAGCTGTATTACTGAACACATCAACTGGAGAGATTGAATCTGAGTTCCATGCTTATGTTCAGCCTCAGGAACATCCAATTCTCTCTGAATTTTGCATGGAACTGACAGGCATAAGGCAG GCTCAGGTTGATGAAGGAGTCCCTCTGAAGATTTGTTTATCTCAGTTCTGTAAATGGATTCAGAAGATTCAGcaacagaagaaaattatttttgctacTACAGTGTCAGATATTTCCACTTCTGAAGTAAAATTATGTGCATTTGTTACTTGGTCAG ACTGGGACTTGGGGGTTTGCCTGGAGTATGAATGTAAAAGAAAACAACTATTAAAACCTGTGTTCCTTAATTCTTGGATTGATCTCAGAGTAACTTACAAG ATTTTCTATAGAAGAAAACCAAAAGGACTCAGTGGTGCCCTGCAGGAGGTGGGAATGCAATTCTCGGGGCGAGAACATTTTG GGTTGGATGATTCTCGGAATACTGCccttcttgcttggaaaatgatCAAGGATGGTTGCTTAATGAAGATTACAAGGTCTTTGAACAAG GTTTCCACTAAGAGGAATCCTAATATTTTCACCAGAAAGTTGAATATGGAGCAAGTTGAAGAAACATCAGCCTGTACCAATAACACTCATGATCCCAGCATATATGGTGGGGAGcctaaaaattcaataaaatcttACAAGGAAATTCAAATGAAGTCAGTTGGTGTGAATTCTCCTATAAAGGTACAGCAGGATCAGTTACAACAAAAGGACAGCATAAAAGCAGGTCTTTGCAGTGTCAGAAGCTGTTTATCTCTCTTTAATGCTACTAAGTCCTGGACTTCTTTGGGGCAGTTGCAGTCTTCCAGCTGGAATACACCTATGCAGAAGCAAATAAACCAACATCTTGCATTTAATACCAATTCTAAGTCTTCAACAGTTGGTTCAGAACTGGTACCTGTTTCAACTACCATTTCATCTTTTAATAATGTTTCTGATATGGAAGTGAGTTCTGCTCTTGACTGTTTACCTATGTTGGCTGATTGGGAGGATGTAGCTTTATTGCCAGCATCTCAGCCCGagcaaaatatatattgtatacctCGCGTTAGTGACTCAAATGTAGACACTTCACTTAATTCTGGAGAAAAAGTAATGGTTTTAGAAGAATCTGAAATGTTAAGTCATGAAAACTTTGGAGGCACAGAAGaaactcctgaaaaatctgttacCTCTAAGTCTATTGTATATAAGAGTCCCCATACCACTATTTATAATATAAAGGAAGCCAAAGATCCAGGTTCAGATACTTTTGGCTTTAAACTACCTGAATGTAAATCAAGTAATTTCAACAGTGTTAATTCCAATGTGTCTCATCCTTTAGTTTTGGGGAAACATCCTCTTTGTTTAGATGATAGTAAAAGGAATCCATCCAGTCCTCCACTTTTCCCACCAGCAAAAAAGCAGACTTTCACTATTCATGAAGAAAAGCCTGCATCATCTAATGACTCCCCAGGAGCAATTTCTTCCTGGAAGATTCTCCCTTCTGTCTTAACTTCTACAGTTAATCTGCAAGAACCTTGGAAGAGTGGGAAAGTAACACCTCCTTTATGCAAGTGTGGCCGAAGATCTAAGAGACTTACTGTTTCTAATAATGGACCAAACCATGGAAAAGTCTTCTATTGTTGTCCTGTTGGGAAGtaccaagaaaagagaaaatgttgtGGTTATTTCAAGTGGGAACAAGCACTTCAAAAGGAAAGAGCAAACAGTATAGTTCTATCTCATTCCCCAGGAGGACTCACTTTTAGTTCTCTAGAAACAAACCTTATTTATGACAGAAATGTAAATTTCTCGACTGAAAGTTCATTGAGACTCAGACCTTCAATGAGAAATTGA